CATGCTGAACAGGAAATAAGGAATATTTCACAATCCAGGTCAGCTGACTGATCAGGCTAGAACACCCTCGTGCACTCTGGGAAATGCAGTTTCAGCATTTCTGTGACTTAAAAAAAGAGTAAATCTACATTATTACTTAAAATAACAATAGCATGTTTGTGGTTACTGTAAATAATATTCTGTAACCTTTAGACGATAATACTTTGGGCAAGAAACCAAATCTCTCAGAAAGTCTTTTAAGAAAACTGTCACCTACTGCTTTCAGTCACGCAAAAAGCATTCATAAATGAAGACTGAAAAGCTCAGGGGGTCTTTTCAGTAAACACagcaaaaaagaaaggaaaggaaatatttCATTGTCACTGACACACATGCACAGTCTCCCTCACTGTTTCCGTCTGTCACTCATTCACTCTGAAAAGGAAGTGAAATAGCTGCCTCTACAATCACTCAGTATTTTGCCTTGAAATCCTTCCAACATAAAACCTATTATTTAATTGCTAATATATTTATGTATTGAGTTTTGTAGTTGTTTTAAATAAGTAATCCTAAAGATCAGAAGATccctattttaaaaagtgagtaaAGCAGAAAAAGAAAGTCAGACATCTCATATTAAGTCTACCCCCACTTCCTGCTATTATTATTTAGCACTTGTATTAGAAGAGTACCCAGAGACACCAGTGAGGATTGTgctaactcaggggttctcaaactggggtttagggggttattacatggggggtcacgagctgtcagtctcccaaatcctgctttgcctccagcatttataatggtgttaaatatattttaaaatatttttaatttatgaggGTGGtgacactcagaggcttgctatgagaaagggatcaccagtacaaaagtttgagaaccactgtgctaactGCTGCACAAATACATACAAAGACATAGGGCAAAGCTGGCTcagttgaaatcaatgacaaaactcccatggacttcagtggagtcccACAGTTTCATCCAGCATTTCTTCCTGCCCTGAAAGGCTTATCCAGAAGTTACCATTCCAACAACAGCCAAAAACACTGTATTACTTATTCAGTATTGTAAAGATTGCTCAGCTAGTATTTTACAAAATTGTACAGTATTTTATTTGAAACTAGAGCTTTGTTGTTACTTATGCAAGTCAATAACACTACTCTTATGAGTATTGACTTGGAATAAGAGCCAGGGCTCAAGCTGATGCCTGCATGGATCACACTGCAGGAGAAGGCCTTGGTTAGGTACTTGGGAAGAGTAGCTCTTTTCCCCCGTTTCTACGTTATGAACACTTACAAGAGGAGATTTCTAAGAAACATAGGAGGGAGACTCCCTCTACCATTTTGAGGGATTCACTGTAAAGCagatttttaaatctctcctgatATGAAGGATTTTTTGTGGTGCGATTCAAAGAGAAATTTTAAATCTTACTGTTCTATGTGAAATGAATAAATAACAAGAAGcaataaaacagaaataaaaacaagaaGAGAGGCATTATTTCCTTAACTGAGATTGCTCATGCAGGAAATACCTTGCTTCTTGTTTTTATATCAACATTATTGCTTCTTGTTATATGTTATTTTCACTATTgagcaaaatatttattaaacaaagcATTACACTAAGAACAAAAAGTCAAGTCTAactatttgcttttaaaaatctctcatTTACACTGTAATCCCAGTTAAAGAGAGATCTCTGGAAATGCAGTCtcttcttcatttcagtttactttttttaaacaaagtaatCTATGAAGAATACAATTATAAACCTTTAGTAATGAGCTACATAATCATtagtcattattattaattaattaatattattattattcgaCTAGTATCATTGAAGAAAACAGTGTAGACAAGGTCAAATTTCCCACTGTCACACTAACACTGGTATTGCACCACTGGCTAGTGGAGTATGGTCACAGTGCTAGTATGGATAGGCCGATTGTATCTCCTCTACACCAGTTTGAGCAGGCATAGACAACGACAACAGAAAAGTAACAATTCCAAATGCCAGTCTACCCTAGTACTCCCACTATTGCTACAATCCCACTAGTGGAGCTACACTGTGGCAGTGCAGCAGTGGGAAATCTGAAGAAAAATGCTAGCAGTCTTTTGTGCCACTGAAGTGTATATGTGATGTCCTAGCACCCTGGAGTAGCGATGTGGAAGCCATTGAGAGGTGATATCCATGCCTTGGCGTCAGGGAGGTTTTTATAGGATGCCAGCAGCAACATGTCAGCATGCGTATGCTTATGCAGCTTTCACATGGCACCCCAAAACCTTGGCAATGTGCATgtaaactttcacacagcaccaGCAACACTGTCACAGATCACGTATAAGGGCTTTTCCACAGCACTCCAAGCAATATGCTGAGGTATTCTTGGGAAGCTTTCACATTGCTGGAGAGGGTATACATGCATGGAGAGTTCACATGGCACTCCCAGTACTATGGAAGTGCATGAATGTTTGTGGCGCTTTTACACACCTTGTCTCCAGTAGTGTCGCAATGTATATATGTGTATGGGGCTTGTGTGCAGCATTCCCAACCACAGGATGAAAAATGTGTGTAAATGTGGGGATCTTCCATGTGGCACCCCAAGCAAAGTGGCAGGATGTATTTGGGAGGGAGTGCTACTTTCACAAACTGCCTCCAGCACTTTGGCAAGAGGAGAGGGTGGCACTTGCATGGGACACCCCAGCATAATTGCAGGGAGTGTGTGTTttgtgggagagagaaagggaggagttTCACACAATGTCCTCACACTACACTTGCAGCACATGGCAGCTTGACATAAGGCTTCATGCTGGCCTTACAATAGCAGAGCAGGTGTGCATGGCTGTTCTGAGGCCTTCAGATTGTATCCCACAACCCCCCCCGCCCTGTGGATTTGGGAGGGAGGCTTAAAATGACACCTTTTACAACTAGGTGGGCATGAATGCAGGGTGAAAAGGAAGTGCCTACATGTAGTGCcttcacctggcattggctgcattGGCAGTGGGTTGCTTCATGCACTGACCCCATATTGTGGTGatgcagatggggggggggggggggaagaaatcgGACTTTAATGGGGACTGACCAGCACAACAGCAGCACGTGGGTGTGCCTCTGAAGAGCACATGACATGGTTCCCATCCCACATGAGGGGGTGAGCACGGGCCTCCAGGATGTATGGTGGGAGGGGAAAGTGCCCTCCCCATTATCGCTGAAGGGAGAGGTTCCTAACGGATCAGTCCACGATACAGGTGAATGGCATGTGTCCAGCTTGTATCTAACTTTGTTACAGCTCCCTCCCGCCTGTGCCTATGTTTCTGGCCCTGTCACTCACACGTGACACAGTCTGGCTCGCACCTTCCCTCCCCTTACACCCACCAGCCCTTTCTGCTGATCGTCCGCCATTTTGACTCTTTTCTTTCCTCAACGGCTCCCCGCTTCTTCGCCAGGGGAGGCTCCTCTCAGAAATTTCACGGTGTAcgggtttttttctcctttcccaaAGGGACGAACATTCACCCTCGATCTTTGTCCCGATTTTCGGGCCACATTTCGTTCAAAATTTCCCCGCCTCAGCCGATCCCTTCCGGGTCACGGCCCGGCCGCCCCAACTGCCACTTTCTAGGATCGCCGAAATATTTCTTGAGAGGCGGACTCACCACGGATGTTTCACGGCCGCTTCTGTAAAACGCGCGAAGGGGTGAAAAAAATGAACTGAAAATTATGTTGGTTACGGAGAGAGCCCGGCGGTCGCGCGCGCGGGCCCGCTTCGCTTCCGGGTTAGAAGCGGCCATTTTGTGGCGTTAAGTAGGAGGGTGCGGGCTCTACTTCGCTCATTTGCTAGTAGCAGCGGTGAGAGGCGGGTGGTAGCTGCGCTGCATTTGTCCTTCCCCCTTCTCGGCCTTCGGTCCCTGACTGTCGCTTCTACGGAGCCAGCGAATCTTCTGCGGTCTCGTTACACGGCCTGGAGCTTCCACCTTTCTGGCCTAAAGGTCGGGGCCCGCTTCGGCGTCTATTCCCTGGCTTGAGGGTCCTCCCAGGCCAAATCCGCTACCGACTCTCCTGATCTGTTCGCCAGCTTTCTCCTCTCAGTCCCGCCGCCCCTCGGGGGCCTCTGCCCGCCATGAGCTACGGGCGCCCCCCGCCTGATGTGGAGGGCATGACTTCCCTGAAGGTGGATAACCTGACCTACCGCACGTCTCCAGACACGCTAAGACGGGTCTTTGAGAAGTACGGGCGGGTGGGGGACGTCTACATCCCCCGGGACCGCTACACCAAGGAGAGCCGCGGCTTTGCCTTCGTCCGCTTCCACGACAAGCGCGATGCCGAGGATGCGATGGACGCCATGGACGGCGCAGTGCTGGACGGCCGGGAGCTCCGCGTGCAGATGGCCCGCTACGGGAGGCCTCCGGACTCCCATCATAGCCGCCGGGGGCCGCCGCCGCGCCGATACGGAGGTGGCGGCTATGGACGCCGCAGCCGCAGGTAAGAGCCCGGCAAGCCAGgcgtgttgggggcggggggggcagaaGGCTGTTTTCCCAGGGCTATAGAGGACTTGGGAGGCGCAGGACTGAGAGTCGGAACCATGGGTTTGAGGGGCAGCGGCGGCACAGCCTGGGGGAGCCAGTGGCCCCAACGTGACGCGATGGAGGAGGGTGTTTCCTGGCTGGGAAGGCAGGATCGGCGCGAAAACGCAGGCTCCCAGAACCACGTGGTGTCCATGGCGGCGGGGAGTGTTCGGGGGTGGATGGTAGGCTCAGCCCCAGGCTGCTTCCTCGGAATAATGACGCCTTGTAACCGCCGCGGGGGGGAAGGAAGTGCGCTGGGCCAGTCAGGGTGGAAGTGGAACAGGTCATCACGTCTTTTTCACGTCTAATCGAGTGATTTTAACATTCTAGCCCCAGAAGACGCCGCCGTAGTCGATCCAGGAGCAGGAGCCGCTCTAGGTCCCGCAGTCGATCCCGTTACAGTCGGTCCAAGTCCAGATCTCGCACACGCTCCCGATCTCGCTCCACCTCTAAGTCTAGGTCTGCCAGGAGATCCAAATCCAAGTCGTCATCCGTCTCCAGATCCCGATCCAGGTCGAGGTCAAGATCCAGGTCTAGAAGCCCCCCACCAGTCTCAAAGAGGGAATCTAAATCTAGATCCAGGTCTAAGAGCCCCCCCAAATCTCCCGAAGAGGAAGGAGCTGTATCCTCTTAGGAAAATGGTAATGTAGTTGGAACTCTATGCAGTTTGCATGTTACACCCCACTTAAGGGCTATTATGAAGTATCGGGGTAGTTCTTACGATATTAACAACCTGAATCAAGTGACTGGTAATGGGAGACACTGTTACCTTTTTGAGCAGACTTTTCAGTTGTTCAGCTAGGGAAATAATTTTTTGCAGAGGACATATTTTTATGTTTTGTGAGATTAATGGTTTGGTTTTAATGAAATATTGTATGAGACGCAACCTATTAATGAAAATGACTATTTCTTGCTGTTTTTTATCCAACATCTGCATTTTCCCCTTTAAAGCTGCGGTCTCCTGTTTGCTAAAAGAATATTGGCCAGTATTGCAGATTTTAACTGATTTGGCTGATCCTCCAGGGACCAGTTTCTGTGGGCGTGTATTGGAGCAGGTTTGTCTTTAAAAGTTAAAGATACACTATCCTTTTATAATGGAACATCAGTTCAGTGGTCATTGTACTGACTGGAGGTAAAAAAAAGTTCTTATAGAAGTGGCAAATGCAATGCaataaaaaaatggaaactagttTTTCCTCAAATGAACTTTAGAGACTTCTAAGGATATACTGGGTGGGGAAAGGATAGTGTGTCTTTAACCCCTCAAACTGTTTGGTcctgtttttaaaatggaaatgggCCTAAGATAGCTGTAAGGTTAAATAATTGTATGTTAAAATTAGTGATACTGTCTCAGATTGTATTGAATGCCAGTTGGAAGATAAAATTAAGTCTTTAAGTATTACACAAAATATTAGTTTCTATAACTTCTTATATGGGCTGAATTCAAGTTAAGTGTATGATTTACAGCCTGATGCTTGCTCTTCACTAACTCAGAGTTTAAACTAATGTGATTATTAAATGCTTCTTCACTATCATTTTTGAATTTCAAATTTGGCCTTTGAATTAGAGGTAATGTGGTGACAAAGGGGGGAGGTGAAGCACTATACATAATCCTTAATAAAACTTAATTAAATTAGGCAAGGCCAGTTGAATCACAACCAGAAGCATACTTGAAGTCATCCACGTAATTGGGAAGGTGCATGGTGGAAATGTGGCTGAACTGTTCTCTCTTCAAACCTAGATGCATCAGATAAATGAGAAACCTACATAAAGAACGCCTCTGGGGGGAAAGATCCTATGAATCTTCAGTCCATTGGAGAGACCCCAGGCACAAGCAACCAGCTGTTGAAAAGGTTATTTTGTAACATTTTTGTCTAACTTTTTACGTGTTTTAAGTTGAGCCTCAAATGGCAGACTTTACATTttatgtgccattttgttgctgttATTCAAATTTCTTGTAATTTAGTGAAGTGAACGACTACCGATTTCATTATTGGCTTGGATATTTGAggtaaattttcatttttgtttatatAGTGCTGGCTTTtgtttgacttaaaaaaaaaactggtggTAACTTAATTTGTTGCCTCAAGTTTCATGTTGCGGAAACATGCAGCCATTACATGCTGAGTAACATGACTGTCAAGGAAGTGTTCTCAATTTGCCTTCGTTCCTTaaataaaattctgcaaaacTTCTTCAGATGTAAACTTCTTGTAAATGCTATTTACTTTGAATTTAAATAGTATTGTCTATTCCAAATTTGTATAAAACTTTTCAGGTGACAGTTGATTTTGAAAGGATTGTTTTATCAGACTCAATTCTAATCTCTTCTCTTATGTATTTTTGTGCACTAGGCGCAGTTGTGTAGCAGTTGAGTAATGCTGGTTAGCTGTTAAGGTGGCGTGTTGCAGTGCAGAGTGCTTGGCTGTTTCCTGTTTTCTCCTGATTGCTCCTGTGTAACGATGCCTTGTCGTGCAGAAACAAATGGCTGTCCAGTTAATTAAAATGCCTGACAACTGCACTTCCAGTCACCCGGGCCTTGCATAAAAATAATGGAGCATACAGTGAGCACATCTAGCTGATGATATACACACCTTATTTTTTCCAGAATGGTAAATCTTACCATCTTCTTTTATGAACTTGCATATAAGAAATGTAATGTTAAGAGCAAATGTTTCATTCCTTTGTAAGTACTGATTGGTGTATCTTTTGCTTATGACATTATGTACTATAACCACTGTCCCTGTAGTTACTATTAAACATTTTTCTTGGTGTTAACTTTTCTCAATCTAATGTCTGAGTCAGCATTTATTTTTAGCTTATAAAGATCTCAGCAATTGtgaatgtttgttttcttttcagtaACTTATTACTGTCTATTGCTTTTAAATTGTATCAATAGGGAGTAGCTGTTTCAGTACTAAGTTTAGTGTATATCATCTTAGTAACAAACGTTTCTTTTTGAACAATACAAACCTTAAATGTTGACACTGTAGGCAAGGTGTCAAGTGGTAGACCTGGTTGCTTGAAGTCCTGTTAGTTCATTACTTGTTCTTTAACAACAGTACTTGTTGGATTTGGCTTTGTGCCAGCTTAAAAGTGAAGGTAGCTAATCTTGTGAGAAGTAATGGTAGTATTTTTGAGCTAGGCAGCAATGGAATTGTAAATGCAACCTGCAAACACGACATAGAAAACCATCTGTTTATCAAAATACTGCCTCAGTGCACTTCTAATTGAAAGTCTTGATTACCTAATCTTCAGACTTATCAGGGATATATGAGTatcagagggcttgtctacacttttAAAGTTAATGCAGTCTTGAAAGTGCTTATTCTAAATAGAAACAAGGTGCACTTGTTCCAGAACAAATGTCAGCAGTGGAAGTAACtttgtgtagacctgcccccAAAAATTGTCTGTCTAATACTAAGATGTCTAAAGTAAATTGTGAGCTGCTATACTAGAACTTTGTTCCAGGAAAATCGTACTACTCATATAATTACATCTTACTAAATACAGAAAGGGTGACTGCATAAAATGAACATTGTTCAGACCCTTAAAGTTAAATTGTTAATTCATGATGTTTAGCTCTTAAGCTGGAAAACAGGTAAGAAATAGTAACGTTCAGGCTGAATATGTAATTGTCAAGTCCCTAACTTGAACTCTGAAGAATACCACAACCTGGCCATTATAAATAGTCAGCATGGTAAGCTAGAGTATGTAGACATGAATGTTTTGCCAGAATTTCAGTTTCTTTAATTGCATCACAGGTATAGGAGAAAGAAAGTAGATGTAAAAATCCTCTTAATTTTATTCTCTAGGTGTGAACACAACTTTTTAGAAAAGTCATAACCAAACACTTTCAACAGATCTTATTCATACAATGCAAGATAagattaaattgtttaaaattgtACTAATTAATATACCTGGTTTCACAAGAATTACCCCTAATGGCTTTAGTGTGTGATAAATGACTTTAGTAGCATGGAGCGGTGGAGGAAATGCATTCTGTTTTGTGATAACCAAATGCTTCCCCTCTCTTGATCAAGTGGAATTTAttttcccccaaacaaacagCATTTCCATCCAAAACTTGCTTGAAGTGGCGTGCAGTCAGTTTTCTGAGGTACTTTCTTGAATTAGAACCAGCAACTGGCAGAAATTTACGTGTCACTCGCTCCTGCTAGTGAAATGATCATCATTTCAATGGTATGTCttcctgggagaggagaggaagccAACTGTTCCTTGTCAGCATTAAAAGACCGTAAGGGAACATGGACATTCTTCAACTTCCATTTGTACAGCAAAGCTTCAATAGACCACTCAGAACTGAAGGAAAGAAATGTCAGATGGACTGTTTTGATAAAAGTTCAGTGCTTGTTCTGTCATTAAACTACTGTGCATGAACAAGCACAATAACTATAGAAGAGTGACTAATTAAACTTAAAATACAAAAAGCTTAACTGCACAGCTATCCATGTGTTTCTTATTCTGTTGACTGGTTTAAGGCCTTATTTGTCAAAACTCTGCCCTTTGCATCTGTTGACTTTGGAGCCTTAAGACAAAATGCAAACAAGTTCATTTCTCCCGAAATTACCTTCGGACCTGATATGTAGTCCAGAATTGAGCAGCTGGGTTCCTTTTCATCAAGAAGTACACTGTAGTTATGACATCTTCAAAATCTGCATAAACAATTTGAGTTATGTGCATGCTGAAATATGCTTTGGCAAATAATGCACTAATTAGAATAACTTCAAAAAGCTACAATTGTTTAAGAAGACCTATGTTTAGAGCATAGTTCTTTAGTAAGCCTTAGGACAACTGTTGTATGAAAGTGAAAATTAACACCAGTGCTCCTAGCTTTAAAGTTAGCTACTAACTTCCAGTATTTTCATCTcagtattttgtttgcttttttgactatgTCCGTTTGTAGTAATTCATCTACAGGAAACCTATAAAGATGAGTTTTATTCCCCCAGAACTAAGTCAGTCAAACACCCAGAAGTGACTTTCTTCAATATGCATTCATTTGCAGTTGATTAGAGAATGTTTTTTTAATGCTAGTCACCATTTTTTTGCTTCCCCCTGAAATCCTATTGCTAACTTAGCAACTTTTGTCAATAGCTTTAGTGACTTTTTGGTTTCCCTAGCAAGAAAATACGTGTCAAAGTGACCAGTGCCAAATCTGCAAATTATTAGCGATGTTCAGAGAAAAAAGTCACCATCTATAATCATTCATTCACAAGTAGCTCCCTGTTAATGAAATTCATTTCAGGCTCACTACATTCTGTTGCATACCATATCAATGTCATTGTCTCATTTGAACATGTCAGCAGCATACATCATATTCGAGGGCTGCTTGAAAGGTGGGATGAGACAGGGCCATGTGCCCTGGTGGGGCAGTGTGCCTCCAGCAATGAAGCCCTTACTCCTTGATCAAAGGGGGAAGCTATCTTGCTTTCAGCTACCCTTTACTCCTTCCCCTAGCTTAGCTGTCCAGCTATTTTCAGAAATTAAACCCTGGGGGGGTTGAGAAGAGGGTCTGGCTCATGGATTTTGATGAATGCCCTCTTTCCTCCTGGGTCTAGCCTCTCCCTTTCACTAGCCTGTCTGCTCAAATCCAGGCTGGCAAGAATGGGAGGTTCAGCTGCAGTTAACTCCAGCCACCCTGGGCTGCAGAGTACCCTTCCCAGTGAGCAGAGGGATGTGGTTTCCTTCCCAGTGAGCAGAGGGCACTCTAAGGCTAACTGTACTACTATTGTTGCTTATGGTGTGCAATAGTATATAGTAAGAACATGGAATGGATTTTTATTAACACTATTGAGCTGCTTGTGAATGATTTTGTGACTATATGTGCCTGTGTGtgtattaagggcttgtctatagaGCACTAGGAGAGCATTGtctgtgtagactagccctaagtgttCACTGAAGTCTGGAAATTTTTTCAGTTACAGTTCTGACTCCTTTGGAGTGTTTAAAACAGCTACATCTACCAACTTTTCAGGGTGTGTCTAGTGACTTCCTGCTAGGTGGAGTTGGGGCTACTGCCATGACTAAATTAAATACTATCACTTAACTTTTCACTTTCTCTAGCTTATTGTCATATACATTCATAACATTTTATTTGCTTATGAGTAGTCACTAACCTTCTGGTTCAAAAAATACATCAGAGGCCAGAATAATGTCTACTtgaggcagagagagcagactGGGAGATATTTGGCCCCATGTGAGTCCTATGATGTGTACCCCTAGAAGGTTATTTATCCGACAGCTTCGCTCACAGTTCTTCAAACATTGAGGCAACTCTTCAGTATCTGACAGTATCACTCTGGCCCCACATTTAGCAGCTACTATACCAGGTAGGCTCACACCTGCTCCaatctaaacaaaataaaaagacttTAATCtcattcaaattatatttaatgcAAAGGATAACTGAAGGATGGGGGAGTATATTCTGTATCTTGTCTCAAGGTGCTTAATGATGCCATTCTTTAATTGAATTCATGGTAACTTTAAAAGTACATGTCTACCTCCGAACTGCCCTTGCTCAGGAGAATAAGACATTTGTATTTGATCTGTAGCAGCAGTAGATCACCACAGATACAAGTTTAAGAATGTCATGAATCTTTCTTGTTTATGTGCTTGTAAATACAGTGAAGTGGATGGAATCCTATGTGCTTAAACATGTTCACAAAGATAAATCAGGCAGTTCATAAATGAGCAAAACTTATATTTAATAGGAATCCCCTTCGATGGCTCATAACTGCTGCTTCCATGAATCAGCCTGCAAAAATATCTGCTTTAATTATGGTTTTACTGTATCACTCCTTTGAGTATTTAGCCATTTTTCCAATGCTTGACCAAAAGAACTTGCAAACTGTTTCATGAATCTCCAACCACAAAAAAGTTACCACAGTAATTTTTTGACATAAGTTGGATCAGAGGTTAGACCATTTTAAGACATATGGacagaacagaaaataaatgCCAAAAGGCACATCACAAAGTAGGATCATCTAGAATTATATTAATACTGAAGCAAAAATAGGAAAAAAGCATCCTGCAGCTtacctaaataaaaaaaaagtatcagaggggtagtcgtgttagtctggatctgtaaaagcagcaaaaagtcctgtggcaccttataggctaacagacatatcggatccgacgaagtgggtattcacccacgaaagctcatactccagtatgtctgttagtctataaggtgccacaggactctttgctgcttctaaataaaaaaggaaatcaaAACTAAAACTGATTGAGAGTTAAGACAGTAACCATgagcctacttttttttttttaataagtttgTATGATCAAAAATCTTTCAAGACTACTTTTACCTCCAAAATTCTCTTGCCAGGTAGTAGTCTTCTGTGAAACCATAGGTACTGAGCAAGAACCACAGCACAGGGCCAAACGTACATGCCGTATTGGGAATCCAGGACCTGAAACAATAAGCCCTTTCTGTGATCTTTGGCAGCACCACAAAACACTTTGAAACAGGCAGaaaaatctttagtaaaaggctaAAGATTTATACGCTCTGAAGATACATTAGTGCATTTTTACACTAGTCCTGCTTTGGTCATTCATTTTGAGCCTGATCCTGAGCTATCCCTACATCAATTGACCTACTGTTATTTTCTGCTCATATGTAATTCAAACAAAGTGTACATCCCTACAGCATTCCCACTTGATTAGCAAAGACTCTTGCCTCACCCTCCTGGTTAACTTTTCTAGACTAATAAAGATTTAAGCATGCAGTCTTGTGCTTTACCAGtgcacatttgaaatacatcaAGCAATGACACTTCTGTCATCTTGTTTTGGGATATTATTCCACATTCTAATGGCCTGGTTCTGGAATTTTCACTCAGCTAAATAGTCCTATTGCGGCAAAAGAGCATAGGTAGGCACACAGTAAGGAATTTAGGATCAAAGGGAATTTTTAATCTGACATTTAGCCTACATTTACTCTTTCTTGATTTCATCCCATTTTTCCTTGGTGaaagctctctcctgccatctttactcaggcaaaactcatgTTAAAGTCAATTTGTGCCTAGATATGGTGATTCAGTGCATTTTAGACCCAATTATCTATGTCTATATCAGttctcaatttaaaaatgaaagcccTTTGTGTCTACACAGTCAAAAGAAATTAGTTTACCAATGattccaagtatcagaggagtagctgtatacacaaaaacaacacagagtccggtggcaccttaaagaataaccaatttatttgggcataagctttcgtgggtaaaaaacccacttcttcaaagcttatgcccaaataaattggttagtctttaaggtgccaccagactcctcattgttttaccAATGATTGTTCATCTGGGATTGAATAATGGTTTTAGCCTATTTATTATATAGCTTTCAGGTCAGAACAAACAGGTTATATGCTGCATTTAATCAACAGCTAAATTTGACTGAGTTGCACAGACAGGGCCTAAGGCACTACTGTCTAAAAGGCAGCTCACTTACAGGGCTTCTAAACAAATGAGCACTAAATAGGTTTCTTATTTTAGTTTTCTTAATGCATTCTCACAAATAACatttttaccatttaaaaaaaatttcagtcaATTCAAATTTTTGCAGTAGTTAGGAACTATTTGTTCAAATTTAATGAATgtagaaattcaaaataaaaccaCTATTTGATCATTACAGTCCATAAATTGTTACTATTTCATCCAGCAAAGTAGAATAGTGAATTCTGTGCTAGAGCTACAGGTCCACTTATGAGCCAAACAATTTGTAAAATTGACTTTCAACTTTCCTAGAAGGtcctgtccccttcccccactttATTTTTTCCAGTAATGCCCAGAGGCCCCAACTTAGGCTGGAGCCTCCTTATGCTAAGGAGGCACTGTACATACAGTGATTTCTGCTCTACAGGGGCATATATTGTGGGTCTGAATTTATTGGACTAGATAAGCACAAAGGATACAAAGAAATCCAGGTAAAGAATGCAAAAATCTAGGCATTtttgttatatatataaaaattctgCCTCTCTTTTCCATCCCCACATGGCTCAG
The Mauremys reevesii isolate NIE-2019 linkage group 15, ASM1616193v1, whole genome shotgun sequence DNA segment above includes these coding regions:
- the SRSF2 gene encoding serine/arginine-rich splicing factor 2, which produces MSYGRPPPDVEGMTSLKVDNLTYRTSPDTLRRVFEKYGRVGDVYIPRDRYTKESRGFAFVRFHDKRDAEDAMDAMDGAVLDGRELRVQMARYGRPPDSHHSRRGPPPRRYGGGGYGRRSRSPRRRRRSRSRSRSRSRSRSRSRYSRSKSRSRTRSRSRSTSKSRSARRSKSKSSSVSRSRSRSRSRSRSRSPPPVSKRESKSRSRSKSPPKSPEEEGAVSS
- the METTL23 gene encoding methyltransferase-like protein 23; translated protein: MCDEGPRFSVKEYRFAEEQDEQEREEPKPELVVQIPEVLDSQYGMYVWPCAVVLAQYLWFHRRLLPGKRILEIGAGVSLPGIVAAKCGARVILSDTEELPQCLKNCERSCRINNLLGVHIIGLTWGQISPSLLSLPQVDIILASDVFFEPEDFEDVITTVYFLMKRNPAAQFWTTYQVRSSEWSIEALLYKWKLKNVHVPLRSFNADKEQLASSPLPGRHTIEMMIISLAGASDT